The Hymenobacter sp. GOD-10R genome includes a window with the following:
- a CDS encoding acylphosphatase gives MKHCTYHIYGRVQGVFFRQSSQKEAQKLGLVGYAHNEPDGSVLIEAEGSVEALAAFESWCRKGPANARVDRVEVQEEAVQGYQNFEVRRGD, from the coding sequence ATGAAGCATTGCACCTACCACATTTACGGCCGCGTACAAGGCGTCTTCTTTCGCCAATCAAGTCAGAAGGAGGCGCAGAAGCTCGGGCTCGTCGGCTACGCGCACAACGAACCCGATGGCTCCGTCCTGATTGAAGCAGAAGGCTCCGTCGAAGCATTGGCAGCCTTCGAAAGCTGGTGTCGGAAAGGGCCTGCTAATGCGCGCGTCGATAGGGTAGAAGTGCAGGAAGAGGCGGTGCAAGGCTACCAGAATTTTGAGGTGCGCCGTGGTGACTAG
- a CDS encoding ZIP family zinc transporter — protein sequence MTFPTWALAGFWGLVSGSALLLGAGVGFFLRVPQRLVAAVMAFGSGVLISTLSLELMEDAYQKGGFDATAIGFVGGATTYTVANWLLARRGAKHRKRSGSQQHEERQKVKSGEKPSTDAGDDNGMAIALGALLDGIPESIVIGLSMLAGGAVSTVAVVAIFLSNLPEGLSSAAGMKKAGRSASYVFWLWAGIAIISGLASLVGYAVFSHFSADVVAATTAVAAGAILAMLADTMMPEAFEEAHNFTGLITVLGFLASLFLSKIGD from the coding sequence ATGACATTTCCTACCTGGGCCCTCGCTGGTTTTTGGGGCCTTGTATCGGGCTCCGCTTTATTGTTAGGCGCCGGAGTCGGCTTCTTTTTGCGCGTGCCGCAGCGCCTCGTAGCCGCCGTTATGGCATTCGGTAGCGGGGTGCTCATCTCCACTTTGTCGCTGGAACTTATGGAAGATGCCTACCAAAAAGGCGGCTTCGATGCTACCGCTATCGGCTTTGTTGGGGGCGCAACCACTTACACGGTCGCCAACTGGTTATTAGCACGTCGGGGCGCAAAACACCGCAAACGCTCCGGCAGCCAGCAACATGAGGAAAGACAAAAAGTAAAATCCGGCGAAAAACCCAGCACCGACGCTGGCGACGATAATGGAATGGCCATTGCCCTAGGCGCCCTGCTCGACGGTATACCCGAAAGTATTGTTATCGGCCTAAGCATGTTGGCAGGTGGCGCTGTGAGTACCGTAGCTGTGGTGGCTATCTTCCTCTCCAACCTACCGGAAGGCTTATCAAGTGCCGCGGGCATGAAAAAGGCCGGACGCTCGGCAAGCTACGTCTTTTGGCTGTGGGCAGGTATTGCCATTATCTCGGGGCTAGCTTCGCTGGTAGGCTACGCCGTGTTCAGCCATTTTTCCGCTGATGTAGTGGCTGCAACAACGGCCGTTGCGGCCGGAGCCATTCTGGCCATGCTGGCCGACACCATGATGCCGGAGGCGTTTGAAGAGGCACATAATTTCACAGGTCTAATCACAGTGCTAGGCTTTTTAGCTTCGCTTTTCTTGAGTAAAATTGGTGATTAA
- a CDS encoding response regulator has protein sequence MRSVLLLEDDFFDTMVVQKSFAKFNVQHKLYTAFNGIEGLDLLLGRGGVPAIDPLPEVILLDLNMPKMNGHEFLAELRNYPQLRDIPVFVTTTSSMDVDRLNAQNLGVSGYILKPIDFETNNDMVDSMSLLEKLLK, from the coding sequence ATGCGTTCTGTTTTGCTCCTCGAAGATGATTTCTTCGATACGATGGTCGTACAGAAATCCTTTGCCAAGTTTAATGTGCAGCATAAGCTCTACACGGCTTTCAACGGCATCGAAGGGCTCGATCTGCTCCTAGGTCGCGGCGGTGTGCCCGCTATCGATCCGCTACCCGAAGTAATTCTGCTCGACTTGAACATGCCGAAAATGAATGGGCATGAGTTCTTGGCTGAATTGCGCAACTACCCGCAGCTGCGCGACATCCCCGTGTTTGTCACGACTACTTCCTCGATGGATGTAGACCGTCTTAACGCCCAAAACCTAGGAGTGAGTGGCTACATTCTGAAGCCTATCGATTTCGAAACCAACAACGATATGGTTGATAGCATGAGCTTGCTGGAAAAGCTGCTGAAGTAG
- a CDS encoding glycoside hydrolase family 19 protein, whose translation MKFDHKNLFDLYREETNLRFTPSQVSGIEKLLNFVEQDPGLTDLRWVAYMLATVKHECADTWQPIEERGSETYFQRYEPATNTGRVLGNVEKGDGARYKGRGYVQLTGRANYRQFGRRLSLGLEQDPELALDPVVSYRIASLGMRQGLFTGKALEHYLHGPVTDYRNARRIINGVDRADTIARYAAKMEEGLRRAQVS comes from the coding sequence ATGAAATTCGACCACAAAAACTTATTCGACCTCTACCGCGAGGAAACAAACCTACGCTTCACCCCAAGCCAGGTGTCGGGCATTGAAAAGCTGCTCAATTTTGTTGAACAAGACCCCGGTCTGACCGACCTGCGCTGGGTGGCTTATATGCTGGCTACCGTGAAGCACGAATGTGCCGATACGTGGCAGCCCATCGAAGAAAGAGGCTCCGAAACGTATTTTCAACGGTACGAGCCGGCCACCAACACGGGCCGAGTGCTAGGCAACGTGGAGAAAGGAGATGGTGCCCGCTACAAAGGCCGCGGCTACGTGCAGTTGACTGGCCGGGCAAATTACCGCCAGTTCGGCCGTCGCCTAAGTCTCGGCTTGGAGCAAGATCCAGAGCTAGCCCTCGATCCCGTGGTAAGCTACCGCATTGCCTCGTTAGGGATGCGCCAGGGATTGTTTACGGGCAAAGCGTTGGAGCACTACTTGCATGGCCCCGTAACCGATTACCGCAATGCGCGCCGCATCATCAACGGCGTGGATCGAGCAGACACGATTGCGCGCTACGCTGCCAAAATGGAGGAGGGTTTACGCCGGGCTCAAGTTAGTTGA
- a CDS encoding tol-pal system protein YbgF, with protein MILRLLSIISLALLTLRVQAQQVADTAHTSIRTIEVGNVDVLPGAIDTKGWLLTDTDIQTELEGAVQNLYNFKFDKAEKQFRSLRRRYPHHPMPYFLLGLSTWWKIIPTNLQTKQYDKIFYAYMDTAVVNGEKLYEADHKNYEACFFLAAAYGFTAHLHGERRDMAKAVVGGKRALEYLNKSQEANGLSPEFLFGQALVNYYAVWIGDNYPLLKPVLFFFPRGNRELGVQQLKTVAETGFYTGLEARYFLMKILMNEENKPAESLPVSRYLATNFPDNAYFQRFYALSCFNTRNFRECERVSREILDKLNRGMPGYEAISGRYATYYLGWVMQNRYKDLEKATEYYQRCIVFAESTGETNSFYYLDANLNLANFAVQNGDVKSAMRYYRVVNDKAERKSEMYQEARAYLSNNKRS; from the coding sequence ATGATCCTAAGACTACTTTCTATTATATCGTTAGCCCTACTCACGCTACGTGTGCAGGCGCAGCAAGTCGCTGACACGGCTCATACGTCTATTCGGACCATTGAAGTCGGGAACGTAGACGTGCTGCCCGGTGCTATCGACACGAAGGGTTGGCTGCTAACGGATACAGATATTCAAACGGAGCTAGAAGGAGCGGTACAGAACCTCTACAACTTCAAGTTTGACAAGGCAGAAAAGCAGTTCCGCTCGCTGCGCCGGCGCTACCCGCACCATCCGATGCCTTATTTTCTGCTAGGCCTCAGCACTTGGTGGAAGATCATCCCGACGAACCTCCAAACGAAGCAGTACGACAAGATTTTCTATGCGTACATGGACACGGCCGTGGTCAACGGCGAGAAGCTGTACGAAGCCGACCACAAGAACTACGAAGCGTGCTTCTTCCTTGCAGCTGCGTATGGGTTTACGGCTCATTTGCACGGCGAGCGGCGTGATATGGCCAAAGCAGTAGTTGGTGGCAAACGAGCCCTAGAATACTTAAACAAAAGCCAAGAGGCGAACGGCTTGAGTCCAGAGTTCTTGTTTGGGCAGGCACTGGTAAACTACTACGCTGTGTGGATCGGCGATAATTATCCGCTGCTTAAGCCCGTGCTATTTTTCTTTCCACGAGGTAATCGAGAGCTAGGTGTGCAGCAGCTCAAAACCGTTGCCGAAACAGGCTTCTACACAGGCTTGGAAGCTCGTTACTTCCTCATGAAGATCTTGATGAACGAGGAGAATAAGCCGGCCGAGTCGTTGCCCGTCTCCCGTTACTTAGCTACCAACTTTCCAGATAATGCCTATTTCCAGCGCTTCTACGCACTGAGCTGCTTTAATACCCGCAACTTTCGGGAATGCGAGCGGGTAAGTCGCGAGATTTTAGATAAACTGAATCGAGGGATGCCTGGCTACGAAGCCATCAGTGGGCGCTACGCAACCTACTACCTAGGTTGGGTGATGCAGAACCGCTACAAGGACCTCGAAAAAGCAACGGAGTACTACCAGCGGTGCATTGTATTTGCCGAAAGCACTGGTGAAACGAACAGCTTTTACTACCTCGATGCGAACCTGAACCTAGCCAACTTCGCGGTGCAAAATGGGGACGTTAAAAGTGCCATGCGCTACTACCGAGTGGTGAATGATAAAGCGGAACGCAAATCGGAGATGTACCAGGAGGCCCGCGCCTACCTTAGCAACAACAAGCGTAGCTAA
- a CDS encoding tetratricopeptide repeat protein produces MQQTHVDQWEAAAQHLLALHRPQQAEQLIRRHLAAHPQEAFAHILLGVALLRQKRRGEAYQAVKQGIALDPQLGDAYYLLSVIQLNDSQPFAALQAIQEALQLNPYNAKYLGQQALIFNTQGNYQDALQAAYAGLAFDPTHAECLVQAVQALQQLRHPKRASSVLQQLLSFHPTLPAAHILCGEEALSRQDFPKAEIHLRETLRLDPTHAKAASKLLTVLLHLGKAALSNHETTRAQLYFQEARQLDPENPEAYTGLRKTIKHSFRLKRFFERFDAYMHHLQRKNIVLLLLLCIVISFFCIPLLVLYVYASVQWRRHPEARLLRGTTVRPEPSLTPAGTPAKKVVGLLVLTVVLGGASWLNAADSPGLVWMAAFVLAVAWLEWAAANVNYAKSF; encoded by the coding sequence ATGCAACAAACGCACGTTGACCAGTGGGAAGCAGCCGCCCAGCATTTGCTGGCGCTACACCGACCACAACAAGCCGAGCAACTTATACGGCGTCATTTGGCCGCGCATCCGCAGGAGGCTTTTGCCCACATTTTGCTGGGAGTAGCCCTCCTGCGGCAAAAGCGTCGGGGAGAGGCTTACCAAGCAGTAAAGCAAGGCATTGCGCTTGATCCTCAGCTTGGCGACGCGTATTACTTACTCAGCGTCATTCAGCTAAATGACTCACAGCCATTTGCCGCGTTGCAGGCGATACAAGAAGCGCTACAGCTTAACCCTTACAATGCCAAATACCTAGGTCAACAGGCATTGATTTTTAATACGCAGGGCAACTACCAAGATGCCTTGCAAGCTGCGTACGCTGGACTGGCCTTTGATCCTACCCATGCCGAATGTCTCGTACAGGCCGTGCAAGCCCTGCAGCAGCTTCGCCACCCGAAACGAGCTAGCAGCGTCTTGCAGCAGCTCCTTTCTTTTCATCCGACGCTGCCAGCCGCGCACATCCTCTGTGGGGAAGAAGCACTGAGCCGGCAAGACTTCCCTAAAGCGGAAATCCATTTACGGGAAACACTCCGCTTGGATCCGACGCACGCAAAAGCTGCAAGCAAGCTCCTAACGGTACTTCTGCACCTAGGCAAGGCAGCATTGAGTAACCACGAAACAACGCGGGCCCAACTCTACTTTCAAGAAGCGCGGCAGCTCGATCCGGAAAACCCGGAAGCCTACACAGGGTTGCGAAAAACCATCAAGCACTCTTTTCGTCTCAAGCGCTTTTTTGAACGGTTCGATGCCTACATGCATCATCTTCAGCGCAAGAACATTGTTCTGCTGCTGCTCCTGTGCATAGTCATCAGCTTTTTTTGTATTCCCCTGCTCGTCCTGTACGTGTATGCCTCTGTGCAATGGAGGCGCCACCCCGAAGCTAGGTTGCTACGTGGCACTACGGTCCGCCCCGAGCCTAGCCTTACTCCGGCAGGAACTCCAGCCAAGAAAGTAGTTGGCCTACTAGTGCTAACGGTTGTGCTAGGCGGAGCTTCCTGGCTGAATGCCGCTGACTCGCCTGGCCTTGTGTGGATGGCAGCCTTTGTGCTTGCTGTTGCTTGGCTGGAGTGGGCTGCTGCCAACGTAAACTATGCCAAGTCGTTCTAG
- a CDS encoding RNA methyltransferase translates to MPVSSSSPMPAADPITSPQNPRIKNLLKLQQKPAERRAQDLTIIEGYRELTIAHQAGVQITALFVCPELADDARQRELGTMLGTKLDWFSVSRPVFEKVAYREGSDGILALAQPPRRRLADLQLPTNPLLLILEAVEKPGNLGAVLRTADAARVNAVIVCDPRTDLYNPNVIRASIGCVFTNQVVAAPTEEVLAWLRQHGIRSYATTPAATALYTNMDFRGPSAIVMGTEATGLSDQWLAAADEQIKIPMAGYIDSLNVSTCTAIMTFEAVRQRG, encoded by the coding sequence GTGCCCGTCTCCTCAAGTAGTCCCATGCCTGCCGCCGACCCCATCACCAGCCCACAAAATCCGCGCATCAAGAACCTGCTGAAGCTTCAGCAGAAGCCGGCTGAACGGCGGGCGCAGGATCTTACCATCATCGAAGGCTACCGTGAGCTGACCATTGCGCACCAAGCTGGTGTGCAAATTACCGCGCTATTTGTTTGTCCCGAGCTAGCCGACGATGCCCGGCAGCGTGAGCTAGGTACCATGCTGGGCACTAAGCTTGACTGGTTTTCGGTGTCGCGGCCCGTCTTTGAGAAAGTGGCTTACCGGGAGGGATCTGACGGCATCTTAGCGCTTGCGCAGCCACCACGTCGCCGCTTGGCTGATTTACAACTGCCCACCAACCCGCTGCTGCTCATTTTGGAAGCCGTGGAAAAGCCCGGCAACCTAGGTGCCGTGCTGCGCACCGCCGATGCTGCCCGCGTCAACGCTGTTATCGTCTGCGACCCTCGCACCGACTTGTACAACCCAAATGTGATTCGGGCTAGTATCGGGTGCGTGTTTACCAATCAGGTAGTTGCCGCGCCCACCGAAGAAGTACTGGCTTGGTTGCGTCAACACGGTATTCGCAGCTACGCCACTACCCCAGCGGCCACGGCTTTGTACACCAACATGGACTTTCGGGGGCCGTCGGCAATAGTGATGGGCACCGAGGCTACCGGCTTGAGCGACCAGTGGCTGGCCGCCGCCGACGAGCAGATCAAGATACCGATGGCGGGGTACATCGACTCGCTCAACGTGAGCACCTGCACTGCAATTATGACCTTCGAGGCCGTGCGGCAGCGTGGCTAG
- a CDS encoding ATP-binding protein, whose translation MSTFSDPAAIQPLLEALSFSPDNLPLRKHVAALLLQVGRLAEAEDTYRAGLRQAPTDPDLQLGLAEVYGALHKTSAAFVVIEELLTGQPEHARAHLLHARLLARTGQLSAAREAYETALHYNPTLEDAELLAQLREKSLAQPAQPAHGGPPTEMPSSAGLVIDEQTLFSGLEKPKINFSDVGGMDAVKEEIRLKIIHPLQYPDLYKAYGKATGGGLLLYGPPGCGKTHLARATAGEVKASFINVGINDILDMWLGNSEKNLHQLFEMARLQAPCVLFFDEVDALAANRHDLRQSAGRSLVNQFLAELDGATSANDGVLIMAATNAPWHLDAAFRRPGRFDRIVLVTPPDEPARAAVLEVLLRDKPLATSVNIAAVAAKTPGLSGADLKALVDVAIEARLRESMKLGRPLPIEQNDLLNAAKQIRASTKEWFATAKNYALYSNEGGVYDDILVYMGIKKPRE comes from the coding sequence ATGTCCACTTTTTCCGATCCTGCTGCTATTCAACCTCTATTAGAGGCGCTTTCCTTCTCGCCCGACAATCTACCGCTGCGTAAGCATGTTGCAGCCCTGCTGCTTCAAGTAGGGCGCTTGGCGGAGGCCGAAGACACGTACCGCGCCGGTCTGCGTCAAGCCCCCACCGACCCCGACCTGCAGCTTGGCCTAGCCGAAGTATACGGAGCGCTACATAAAACTTCGGCTGCCTTTGTCGTTATCGAAGAGCTACTGACAGGCCAGCCCGAGCACGCGCGCGCCCACCTGCTGCATGCGCGCTTATTGGCGCGCACCGGCCAGCTGTCTGCCGCCCGCGAAGCTTACGAGACGGCCTTGCACTACAATCCCACGCTGGAGGATGCAGAGCTCCTAGCCCAGCTCCGCGAAAAGAGCCTAGCACAACCGGCGCAACCCGCCCACGGCGGCCCGCCCACCGAAATGCCGAGCAGTGCTGGGTTAGTTATCGACGAGCAAACGTTGTTCTCTGGTTTAGAAAAGCCTAAAATCAACTTTTCGGATGTGGGCGGCATGGATGCGGTGAAGGAAGAAATCCGCCTCAAGATCATTCACCCGCTTCAATATCCTGACCTGTACAAGGCGTATGGCAAAGCTACCGGCGGCGGCTTGCTGCTGTATGGCCCGCCCGGCTGCGGCAAGACGCACCTAGCACGCGCTACTGCTGGCGAAGTAAAAGCCTCTTTCATCAATGTCGGCATCAACGATATCTTGGATATGTGGCTGGGCAACAGCGAAAAGAACTTGCACCAGCTTTTCGAAATGGCCCGCTTGCAAGCGCCGTGCGTGCTATTCTTTGACGAAGTAGATGCCTTGGCCGCTAATCGCCACGACTTGCGCCAGAGTGCTGGCCGCTCCTTGGTTAATCAGTTTTTGGCGGAGCTGGACGGCGCTACTAGCGCCAACGACGGCGTGCTTATCATGGCCGCGACCAACGCGCCTTGGCACCTTGATGCCGCTTTCCGACGCCCTGGCCGCTTCGACCGCATTGTACTGGTGACGCCCCCTGATGAGCCCGCCCGCGCCGCCGTGCTGGAGGTGCTGCTGCGCGATAAGCCGCTGGCAACCAGCGTGAACATAGCCGCCGTGGCCGCTAAGACTCCCGGCCTCTCCGGCGCCGACCTTAAAGCGCTAGTAGACGTAGCCATCGAAGCTAGGCTGCGCGAGTCGATGAAGCTAGGTCGGCCTTTGCCCATCGAGCAGAATGACTTGCTGAACGCAGCAAAACAGATTCGGGCCAGCACGAAGGAATGGTTTGCCACGGCTAAAAACTACGCGCTGTACTCGAACGAAGGCGGTGTGTACGACGACATTCTGGTGTACATGGGAATTAAGAAACCGCGGGAATAG
- a CDS encoding Fe-S cluster assembly protein HesB, with translation MTRPATPLADTDLEARRTKALLVHERLCTEYGAPFPFFSTKDPLSELISALLSHRTRNQDSHRAYQQLVARFPTWEQVRDAPTDEVQAAINSCTWPEQKAPRIQAVLREVSARCGGPCDLAFLAEKTVPEARAWLETIPGVGPKTSAATLLFSSLRLPAMPVDSHHHRVAQRLNLIGPKVGTEAAHALLEALLPPGWSAQQVYDHHEALMFHGQKCCYFHSPACGRCVVLDQCPYGQARLNGTPLPVLAYSK, from the coding sequence GTGACTCGCCCAGCTACTCCCCTCGCCGACACCGATTTAGAAGCACGCCGCACGAAGGCGCTGCTCGTGCACGAACGATTATGCACCGAATATGGTGCGCCTTTTCCGTTCTTCAGCACTAAAGACCCGCTGAGCGAACTGATCAGCGCCTTGTTGTCGCACCGCACGCGCAACCAGGATTCGCACCGCGCCTACCAGCAGCTCGTGGCCCGCTTCCCGACGTGGGAGCAAGTGCGCGACGCTCCTACGGATGAGGTACAAGCGGCCATCAACTCTTGCACGTGGCCCGAGCAAAAAGCCCCGCGCATCCAAGCCGTACTGCGCGAGGTAAGCGCACGTTGCGGCGGCCCCTGCGACCTAGCTTTTTTGGCCGAAAAGACGGTACCGGAGGCACGTGCCTGGCTTGAAACTATTCCGGGTGTGGGGCCCAAGACCAGCGCAGCTACGCTGCTTTTTAGCTCGCTGCGCTTACCTGCCATGCCCGTCGATAGCCACCACCACCGGGTAGCACAGCGCTTGAACTTGATTGGGCCGAAGGTGGGCACCGAAGCAGCACACGCCTTACTGGAAGCCCTACTGCCGCCTGGCTGGAGCGCGCAGCAGGTGTATGACCACCACGAAGCCTTGATGTTTCATGGGCAGAAATGCTGTTACTTCCATTCGCCGGCCTGTGGACGCTGTGTAGTGCTGGATCAATGCCCGTACGGTCAGGCCCGACTAAACGGTACACCGTTGCCGGTATTAGCTTACAGCAAATAA
- a CDS encoding peptidoglycan-binding protein produces MLKTQYKKELVLTATCQVGSKGQDVKKIQEWLCINAFQYPQAAIATAVDGSYGDATALAVKNFQKVIGLPATGVVDAALFARLTQPLQKAFGTQLPAASGLRSLVVKYADNHLQNHPRELQYDAQQNLGSWVRSYCNGADGTPYKWCMGFVQTVLDQASATCNRRFTDLMPMSLSCDTVGTSAAQNKSLVRSTEVRKSPSLAKPGDVFLLRSAQNSMDWHHTGIISRVIGDCFETIEGNTDQQGSSNGTGVFARTRNFQKSIIDVVSVQALA; encoded by the coding sequence ATGCTTAAGACTCAATACAAGAAAGAGTTGGTACTCACGGCGACGTGTCAGGTGGGCTCAAAAGGTCAGGATGTAAAAAAGATCCAAGAGTGGTTGTGCATCAACGCGTTTCAATACCCGCAGGCTGCTATTGCTACTGCCGTTGATGGATCATATGGCGATGCTACGGCTTTGGCAGTCAAAAATTTCCAGAAAGTCATTGGTTTGCCCGCAACCGGTGTTGTTGATGCCGCGTTATTTGCCCGCTTGACGCAGCCGCTGCAAAAAGCATTCGGGACGCAGCTGCCAGCCGCCAGTGGATTGCGCAGTTTGGTAGTGAAATATGCCGATAACCACTTGCAGAATCATCCGCGCGAGCTGCAATACGACGCCCAACAGAACCTAGGTTCGTGGGTGCGTAGCTACTGCAACGGCGCCGATGGTACCCCTTATAAATGGTGCATGGGCTTCGTGCAAACCGTATTGGATCAGGCTAGTGCCACCTGCAACCGCCGCTTTACTGATCTGATGCCCATGAGCCTAAGCTGCGATACCGTGGGCACGTCGGCTGCGCAGAACAAGTCGTTGGTGCGCAGCACCGAGGTACGGAAGAGCCCTAGCTTGGCGAAGCCAGGCGACGTGTTCTTGCTACGTAGTGCCCAAAACTCGATGGATTGGCATCATACCGGCATCATTAGCCGCGTAATAGGCGACTGTTTCGAAACCATCGAGGGAAATACTGATCAACAAGGCTCCAGTAACGGCACGGGCGTTTTTGCCCGCACCCGCAACTTCCAAAAGAGCATTATTGATGTGGTGTCCGTGCAGGCGTTAGCCTAG
- a CDS encoding sensor histidine kinase produces MYLKLNTKIILGFSIALSMLLLTSLAAYFSIQQLSSSTRLVEHTYRVLQHTSDLRMQIRDAQSGVRGYLLTNDSSYLRHSEGYLPTALADYDSLRRLTADNPAQLQRLDTLRQIIDYEAKFLQHWRQVTPSAEAAKGLLLSDRSTLERLRKIVLHIRADEESLLSHRSARQSFFEITTPITLIISAVLAIIIVLWLFIKISSELKANARLQVELAQVNEDTKRRIQIIESLADKVVQGDYTVRIRDKEQDSLGNLATSLNRMTQTLDSAFDALENRNKELDQFAYVASHDLKAPLRGVMTVVKWIEDELPHELSEQMRQYLGMMKGRLARLEDLINGILAYARIGRTQHQREQVDVKQLVEDISELIVPTDFVVHTPTNLPTFVTDRLSLEQVFTNLMSNAVKYHGSGSGKITISCTEQPTHYEFTVADDGPGIAPEYHEKIFLIFQTLRDRNTAESTGIGLSIVKKIIDEQQGSIRVESAPGEGAAFIFTWPKE; encoded by the coding sequence ATGTACTTAAAGCTTAATACCAAAATCATTCTGGGCTTCAGCATTGCGCTGAGCATGCTCCTGCTCACCTCGTTAGCCGCGTACTTCAGCATTCAGCAACTATCATCTTCCACGCGCTTGGTGGAGCACACCTACCGGGTACTCCAGCACACTTCCGATCTGCGGATGCAAATCCGGGACGCCCAAAGCGGGGTGCGGGGCTACTTGCTTACCAACGACTCCTCTTACCTGCGTCACTCTGAAGGCTATCTGCCTACTGCGTTAGCCGATTACGACTCCCTACGCCGCCTTACGGCTGACAACCCAGCCCAACTCCAGCGCTTAGATACCCTGCGCCAGATCATCGACTACGAAGCCAAGTTCTTGCAGCATTGGCGGCAGGTAACCCCTTCTGCTGAAGCGGCGAAAGGGCTCCTACTCAGCGACCGCAGCACCCTGGAGCGGCTACGGAAAATTGTTCTACACATAAGAGCCGACGAAGAATCACTACTGAGTCACCGCAGTGCGCGCCAAAGCTTTTTTGAAATTACAACGCCTATAACCCTCATCATATCAGCGGTATTAGCTATCATCATTGTGCTTTGGCTCTTTATCAAAATTTCCAGTGAGCTCAAAGCGAATGCGCGGCTGCAAGTGGAATTGGCCCAGGTAAACGAAGACACTAAGCGACGCATTCAAATCATTGAAAGCCTGGCGGATAAAGTAGTACAGGGAGACTATACCGTGCGCATCCGGGATAAAGAGCAAGACAGCCTAGGCAACCTAGCTACTTCCCTCAACCGCATGACGCAAACGCTCGACAGTGCCTTCGACGCACTCGAAAATCGGAACAAAGAGCTAGATCAATTTGCCTACGTAGCCTCCCACGACTTGAAAGCGCCCTTACGGGGGGTGATGACCGTGGTGAAATGGATTGAGGATGAACTCCCGCACGAGCTATCGGAGCAAATGCGCCAATATCTAGGTATGATGAAAGGCCGACTCGCACGCCTCGAAGATTTGATTAACGGCATTTTGGCATACGCCCGTATTGGCCGCACGCAGCATCAGCGAGAACAGGTCGACGTGAAGCAGTTGGTAGAAGATATAAGTGAGTTAATCGTGCCTACCGATTTCGTAGTTCACACGCCCACTAACCTTCCCACCTTCGTCACGGACCGACTCAGCTTAGAGCAGGTCTTCACCAACTTGATGAGCAACGCCGTGAAGTATCATGGCTCGGGGTCTGGCAAGATCACCATCAGCTGCACCGAACAGCCAACGCACTATGAGTTTACGGTAGCCGATGATGGACCCGGTATTGCGCCAGAGTACCACGAAAAGATTTTTCTGATCTTTCAGACGCTACGTGACCGCAACACGGCGGAGAGCACCGGCATCGGGCTGAGTATCGTAAAGAAGATTATTGACGAGCAACAAGGAAGTATTCGAGTTGAATCGGCGCCCGGTGAAGGCGCAGCCTTTATCTTTACGTGGCCGAAAGAGTAA
- a CDS encoding DUF167 domain-containing protein — MPATLHLKAKPNSKANQLVVAADGSLTVRLKAPAQDGKANACLLAYLAELFGVSKSSVTLVTGHTAPFKKVVLETVDAIRLQQVLAQHQQQS; from the coding sequence ATGCCCGCCACGTTGCACCTGAAAGCCAAGCCCAACAGCAAAGCCAACCAGCTAGTAGTGGCCGCCGATGGCAGCCTGACCGTGCGTTTGAAGGCGCCCGCGCAAGACGGCAAAGCGAATGCTTGCTTACTCGCCTACCTAGCTGAGTTGTTCGGGGTAAGCAAATCGAGCGTTACGCTAGTTACCGGCCACACGGCTCCGTTCAAGAAAGTAGTGCTTGAAACCGTCGATGCGATAAGGCTACAGCAAGTACTCGCGCAGCACCAGCAACAAAGCTAG